Below is a genomic region from Bifidobacterium crudilactis.
CACTGTGCTTCGTGCTCGTAGGCATCGGCGTTGCTGCGGCAAACCGTGTATCCGATGGTATCGCCATCACCGATGTTCGTGGTGATGACTGAGGTCTGAACGATGGCTGGGGTCGTGCTTCAGGTGAGTGTGGCTGCGATGAATGCGATGATGAAGGGCGAGGTGATGGTGCTCAGCAGGATGCCGTCCCTGGCGAAGGTCAGGCCGACATTGTATCGGGCTGCGTAGTTGTACACGTTCTGACCGGTCGGCAGTGCGGCGAGGACCACGCAGCCGTAGAGCTCGGTTCCCCTGAAGCCCAGCACGAAGTATGCGATGAGGAATGCGATTATCGGCATGATGACGTTCTTCAGCATCACCACCGTCGCTGTCGCACGACGGTTCGAGCCCTTCCGCATCGGTCGGCTGCCGCGCAGGGACATGCCGAAGGCCATAAGAATCATCGGTACCGCGGAGTCGCCAATCATGCTGATGGGTTTGAATATGACATCGGGAACGATGAACATCCCGCTTCGTGCCGCGATTGCCGAAACCGCTATTCCGCCGAGGGAACCCAGAAGCAGCGGCTGATGCAGCGGTTGCTTGACCACCTCTTTGAATGAGAATCGGCCGGTCGTGGTGACGTCGAGTGCGGTGAGGCCCACCGGGGTGAACAAGGCCTGCTGCATCACCAGAATCGGTGCCACCAGAGCGGGATTGCCGAGAATATAGGTGGCTACCGGCAGACCGATGTTGTTTGAATTCAGATACAGGGAGTTCAGCGAGCCGATAATCGCGTCCGCTGTTTTCATATGGAA
It encodes:
- a CDS encoding AEC family transporter; translation: MPRLISAMEGFGVIGIVILAGYIAARYRIGGPTAQMVLNRFSFFISSPCLMFAILSKQPIQDIFHPSIVVAFASALAVGLLFLLLNSMFFHMKTADAIIGSLNSLYLNSNNIGLPVATYILGNPALVAPILVMQQALFTPVGLTALDVTTTGRFSFKEVVKQPLHQPLLLGSLGGIAVSAIAARSGMFIVPDVIFKPISMIGDSAVPMILMAFGMSLRGSRPMRKGSNRRATATVVMLKNVIMPIIAFLIAYFVLGFRGTELYGCVVLAALPTGQNVYNYAARYNVGLTFARDGILLSTITSPFIIAFIAATLT